In Pseudomonas sp. FP1742, the DNA window TCAACACGCCGATGCAATTAGCCAGCATGTCGTAGGGTGAAGCCGTGCGCAGCGGCATCAAACCTTGCGCGAGCTCAATGAGTACGCCGGTGAGCAAACACCCAGAGGCGACCCAAAGAAACTTCACGTTGGGGAAGGCCAGACGACAACTGCACGCAAACACCAGAAAGCCGATCCAGTGATGCAGCTTGTCCTCTTCGACAAACAGCTCCGGGATCGGCTGAGAGCGCAAACCTGCGTACAGCAGAATCACCGTCACCGCGGCAAAGGCCAGGCCCCGGAGCCAGAACGGCAACTCGACCAAGCCTTTGAGCCACGTGATCATTCGGTGATTTTCTCGAAGTTGTTGTAGAACAGGTCGCTGTTACGCCCGTCGGTCATGGTCTGCAACGAGTAGGAACGGTTCAGGCGTGCACCACCGTCACGGGTCAGTGGCGCCCAGACGATATTGGCACGGCGCATGGTCGAGGTACTCATCAACTCGTCGAACGGGATGGAAATATAGATCCCTTTGTCGAAGCTGCCCTCACCATATTCCGCCTTCGATGCGGTGGTCAGGGTGACCCAGCCGCCAAATTTCACGCCGTTCTTGAACTGCCGCGACAAGTCGACGGTGGTGCCCCAGTCCCGCGCCAGATAACGCCCGACACTGACCGCTGCAAGCACATCGTTAGGCAATTCAGTATAGCCGGTGACATGGCCCGTTATGGTCTGGTAATCGCGCAGGCCGAAACCCTGATCAAAATCCCGCTGACGCACGAAGTTCAGGTCAGCACCCACCGACCAGCGTTTCCCCGCGGGTCGAAACAGCACTTCACTGCCGACCCCGGCATACATGGACTCCAGATAACCGCCATAGACCATGCCATACAGGTCCTGATCCAGCCGCGCCGCGTGGTTGAACTGAAACGTCGGCATCGTCACATCAGAGGTGGTCAGGTATTTGCGCAAGTCGGTACGCACTCGCGGCAACCCGCTCGGCGCATCGTAGGTGAACTTGTCGTAGTTGTTCAGCAGGTTGGCGCTGAGCAGGCCGCTCCACCAGGTGTTGCGGGTGAAACGGTACTCCGCGTCGGCATCGGCAGTGAACTGATAGAGCAAACCGTCGGGGCCGCCGATGTTCTGTTTGTAGCCCAGGCCCAAACCATAGCTGAACGGTTCCAGCGCCTGGGTGTAGAGCGTGGTTTCCCGGTGCGCAGTCGCCGGGTTGACTTCGGTCGTGCGGTGCAGATCCTTCAGCGGTTGATCGTTGTTCACCACCGCGCGGAAAGTTTCCCGCGGTACGCTGGTTTCCTCGATGGACATGTCATAACGCTGATTCACCAGGGTGAACCAGTCGATGTCCTGATTGACGCTGTTATCGAGAATCCGGCTGGCCCGCCCAACGGCCTTGGCCGAATAAAAATAGCGAGACTGCTCGCCATACACCATCAGCTCCGAACCACGTTGGGTGATGCGCTTGACCTTATAGCCGGCATTTTGCTGTAGCCGGTTGGAGACATCGGCCCAGTTGACCTGGTCGGTCGGGGTCGACGGTGCCTGCGCCGACAGCGGCTCGGCGGGAGGGTCATAGGTCTTCACCGGCGCCTTGCGGCTGACGAAGTTGGTGTGCAGGGTGATGCCGAACATCGCGGTGTTACCGCGCTCCCAGCCGGCGCTCAGATCGACACTGTCAGCGAGTTTGTAGACCACGCCGAAGTTGATCGGCAGGTCTTGCTTGATCGGGTTGGCCAATGGCTCGTTCTTGTAATCGTTGCCCTCATACTCGATCTTCACGCTCAGCGGTTCCCAAGGCGTTTGATAGGCAACTCCGCCAAACAACGAAGGTTTGCCCCTGAAATACGCGTTGGCGTTCACATCCCCCGCCCTGGCGACAACTGCGCTGCTCTGCGGGCGGTCGTTGAACTGGCTGCCGAAAACCGAAAGCGGGTTACTGAAATCCCCTCGATTACCCAGATAGCCCCAGGCGACGCCAAGGCTGAAATCGAGGTTGCCATAACGCTTGTTGGCAACGAAATACTCACTGGAAAACAGCCCGGTACCGCCGATGTCCCGGGCACCGATGGCGACCTGTGGTGCCCAGTGACTTTCCTCCCAAAGCCGCGCCTTGAAATCGATGGCCTTGTCTTTGAAGCTCTGGTCGCCGCTCAACGCCTCGGCGCCGTACTTGCGGTTGGTGATCGCGGTGTAACGAAACGAGCCCTCCAGCCAATCGAACGGTTGCAAGGAAAAACTGTAGCGCGAGTAAGGGTCGGTACGACTGGCTGTGACGCTCAACTCCCCCGCAGGGGCCATGCGCGCGGTGGGGGTCTGTAACAGACCGACGCCACCAAAATCACTCTGGGTGTAGCGCGGTTCACCGTGAACCAAGCCGCAGGGCAGGAGCAATACAGCAGCAAAATGTAACTTCAACGGGCACTTCAAGGGGCCACCTCAGCCAGCGGTTGAGTGGCGAGAAACTCGGCCAGTTGTTGATTGAGCTCAGGGGTCGGCGTCTCAAGATCGTCGCTTCGGATCGGCACCAGAATCCTGCTGCCGGGTGCCGCCACCACGCCGTCCTCGCGATTCCAGGCTGCCACGCCCACGCGCCGAACCTGGCCGTCGGGCTGGATCAGCCACAGATAATCGCGTTCGGCATCGTCGATGACCGTGCAGTCCTGGGCATAGGCACGGATTTCCCGCAGGGCGCGGTAAGGCACATGACAAGGCTGCGCGACTGCACCGAGGACTTCCACGGTGGACGGCCGCCCGGGGTAAATCAGCCGGTCGCCATCATCCAGCAGTGAGTTGCGGGCGAACCCCGTTTCCACGGCGATCGGGTCCAGCACTGCAACCTGGCGTCCGGTAACCGGCAGTTGCTCGACCTGTTCATACAGGCGCGCGCTCAGGTTCGCTCGCGTGTTTTTGCCATCGAGCAAGGCCCCCCGTTGCAGCAGTTTCAGATCAAACAGGACGCCCGCCTTCAAACGCGCCTGCTTATCCAGTAATGAATGGTGCAACCACGCAGCCCCCAGCCAGTAACTTTCGGCGTTGGGTTGGGCGCGGAGAATGACGTCCAGTAAGCGGGCACCGGGTTTGATATCGAAATGGCCGGGGCTGCGCACGTCGCCACTGACCGTGACGGCCGCCTGGCCCACGCCCGAGCCGGCCAGTAGCAGGCCCAGCAAGAAAAGGTTTGAACGCTTCACCGGGCAGCTCCCCTGTCAGGGCGCAGTTGCACGATTTTCAGAAACAGCCGCGGCGTCAGATGCTGCTCGCTGCGCAGGATGAAACCGTCCTGGGGGTCGACCCAGTAGCGGTTGGTGGCGCGGAAATTCAGGGTGGGTGCTTCCACCTGCTCGTCGATGCGCAGCAAGGCGTAATCCTTGTCCAGAATGCTGATGGTCTCGATGCCGTGAGGGCTGAAACGGCTGTTGACCGCGACACCGATCCGATTGCCGTCGTAGATGTCGATCCAGCGTGTGCTGGTGTAACCGTCCGGCAAATGCTGAAGACCCCGCTTGAAGGGCGACTCATCATTGAAGTGAGTGCCATCCAGCGAAACGCCCAGCCCGACGGTGCGTACCACCAGACCGTCGCGCATCATCAGCACTTGCTTGCCGGAAGCGACCCAGAACTGCAGGTCGCCCCGCCGGCGAGCCATGGCCATCACCCCCTCGCTGGAGGTGGTGGTGACCAGGATCTGCGGGTACGGCACGGCGTCGACCTGAGCACGGGTCACGTTGATGGAAGCAGGCCCCGTGACAGACGCTTCAAGCGTGTCCAAGGAAGCCTGCATCAACGGATTACACCCGCACAGCAAGAGCGCCATCGTCAGAGAGGCGCAGGTAGGCAAATTTTTCACGGCGGGATTGAGCCTTATCTGCTGTTGGCTTCGCTGAGATCGTTAAGTGAGCGGGCACCGGTCCCCAGGATGGAGGCCGTAGGCAGAAGCTGACTGATCAGGCGGTTCCAGCGCGTCACGCCGGCCGGGCCGACATAGACGATGTCTTGTGGCTGCAAGTCGAAACGGGTGGCCAGTACCAGGGCCGAAGGGGATTCGGCATCGAGCTGGAACACCTTGGCCGGTTCGGTTTCCAGGTGGTCCGCACCGCGAATCACATACACCGCGTTGCCGTTGGAGGTGGTCTGGTTCAAGCCGCCAACCGTGCCGAGAGCATCGGTCAAGTTGATCGACTTGCTCTTGAAACTCAGGGCACGAGGCTGGTTGACCTCGCCCATGACATAAATCCGCTTTTGGTCGTTATAGGGCAAGTACAACCGGTCGCCGCCCTTGAGGTAGATACCTTGCAGCTGTGAGTCCTGGCGATTGAGGGTGTCCAGGTCAAGCTTGTATTCGCGTCCGTCCCGGGTCAGCGTCAGGCCTGACAGATCCGCATTCGAGGGGTCCACACCGGCCGCGCCAATGGCTTCTACTACGCTCAGCGGGTTGGTGGTGATCGGTTGCTGTCCGGCTTTGAGCACCGCACCGGAAATCACCACCGTCTGACTGGCGAAGCGCAATACGCTGACATCAACCTGTGGGCTTTCGACAAATTGCGACAAGCGCTCGGCAATAAAGGCCCGCAACTCTTCGATGGTTTTACCGGCGGCCGGAACATTACCGATGTAGGGATAAAACAACGTACCGTCCGGACGCACCAGACGACCGTTGGCATCGAGTTGCTGCTGCGGTCCCGAAGGTGCCGTCAACTCGGGGTGATCCCAGACCGTGATGAACAACAGGTCATTGGCCCCCACTCGATAACCGCCTGGAACATAGGACAACAACGCCGGGGGAACCGATTCGCGAACTTGCGTGGCGGCATCCATGGCAATCAATTTAGGCGTGATGGGAATAAGTTCCACTCGGCTACTTTCTGGAGAGCCGTCACTGATCATTTGACTGGTGTCCATGTGTTGACCAGGCGAAAACATACAGCCGTGCAAGCTGATACTTGCCAGCAAAACAACAGATAACCTACGGATCATAATGGCACTACGCTAGTCGAGGGCAAGTCTAAAACAAGATCACCCAGAAAGTTCTGAGTGATCTTGAACAACATACTTCGCGGGGTATTAGTTGGTACCTGTCGTACCACCTGTACCGGTTGTGCCGCCTGTTCCAGAGGTACCGCCATTGGAATTGCCACCAGAATTTGAAGCAGCCGCTGCAGCACCAACAATAGCCGCACCCACCAACATGGTATCGGCAACCGTCACCCCCCCAACCAGCGGAGTGTTAAGGGACAGTGGTTCGCTCAGTGATTCGCTCGCCGTTTCAGCCGGTGGTTCATCCGCCGCCAACGCAGCGGTACTGATGACAGCCAGCAAGCTGGCCGTAAGTAGTTTCTTCATATCAGACTCCTTCTCGATATTAAACCCTTATATAACTTCATAATAAGGGAGCAGGAATGGAACGGAGATGAAGAGGCAATGATCACTGCACAAAGATCTTGTCAGATCACGCACGTCGCCCCCTGGGAATCATCTCACTCGTCGATAACGTAAACCAGTGGCCAACATTCTTCAAAAGGCTTGCATGGACTGCGCGCGAACCAGGGCTGGCTCGCGACTTCTGCTGGCTTTTTACGGAATTAGCCGAATTTCAGCTGATTTTCGCTACCCATTATTGAAAGCCAACCTGACGACGCGCTGAAGCATTGTTATTAATGGTCAGCATTATCCAGGCTTCTTGACTATCGGACTTGTCCGCGCCAGCACGCGGACAAGTCTGGAACGGGATTTATGGCGACTTTCCTGAGTGCGGCCAGGGCAGAATTAAATGACTGGCCTTACCGATAGACCGCGACCAATACCATAATAGTCGAATCCATTGGCCTTCATCCGATGAGGGTCGAATATGTTACGGCCGTCAAATATGACAGGAGTGCTGAGTTTTTCTTTTATAAAATCCAGGTCAGGGGCTTTGAATTCGCGCCATTCTGTAACAATGACCAGAGCATCGGCACCTTGAAGCGCGGCTTCTTTGGTACCCATTAGCAGCAAGTCTTCATTCATTCCATAAATGCGTTGTGTTTCGGCCATCGCTTCGGGGTCGAAGGCTTGTATTCTGGCGCCGACACTACGCAACTGCTCAATCAGGACGCGGCTGGATGCTTCGCGCATATCATCTGTATTGGGCTTGAAAGCCAACCCCCAAATCGCAAATGTTTTGCCCTCCAGATGGCCATTGAAGTGATGTTGGATATGCTCGAACAGATGCTCCTTTTGTCGCTTGTTGACTTCTTCTACGGCTGACAAAAGTGTTGCTTTATAACCGATCGACGACGCGGTGCGTTCCAGGGCTTGTACATCTTTTGGGAAACAGGAACCGCCATAGCCGCAGCCCGGGTAGATAAAGTCGTAGCCAATCCTTGGATCAGAGCCAATGCCTTTACGAACGGCCTCAATGTCTGCGCCCAATCGTTCGGCGAAATTAGCCATCTCATTCATGAATGAAATTTTTGTTGCCAATAGACAGTTGGCCGCATACTTCGTCAGTTCGGCACTTCTGATGTCCATCGTGATAATTTTTTCGTGGTTTCTGTTGAAAGGTTCATAGAGCTCCCTCATTCGGTCCACCGCGTAACTGCTATCACTGCCTATGATAATTCTATCGGGACGAGTGCAGTCTGCTACCGCAGAACCTTCCTTCAGGAACTCGGGGTTGGAGATAACGTGAAACTCCACCTCAAGATCCCGGGACTTCAATACTTCGGAAACTTTAGCCCTGACTTTATCTGCCGTGCCAACAGGCACAGTAGACTTGTTCACGATGATTTTAGCCTCCGTCATGTTGAGTGCAATGGTGGTGGCAACGGACAGCACATATTTTAAATCAGCGCTGCCGTCGTCATCTGGAGGCGTACCCACTGCAATGAATTGGATTTCACCATGATGCACACCTTGTGCTGCATCGGTTGTGAAATGTAAACGTCCTGCTTCATGGCATTTTTCTACGAGGGCACTTAATCCAGGCTCATAGATAGGAATAATTCCATTCTTCAGATTCTCGACTTTAATAGCGTCGACGTCTACGCAACATACGTCATGACCTGCGTCAGCAAGTACAGCCGCCTGCACCAGGCCCACATAGCCTATTCCAAAAACCGTAACATTCATTTCAATAATCCTTTAGATGAGTTCGAGACGGCCATAACGATCTTCAAAACGAACGATGTCATCTTCGCCGAGGTAGGAACCTGATTGAACTTCTATCAATTCAAGAGGGATTCGCCCTGGATTTTCAAGGGAGTGCACAACCCCAATGGGTATGTAGGTGGATTGGTTTTCGGTCAATAACACCTGTTTGTCAGCAATTTGCACATTGGCGGTGCCTGACACCACAATCCAGTGCTCTGCCCGATGATGGTGAAGCTGAACGGAAAGTTTATGCCCCGGCTTCACGGTGATTCGCTTCACTTGATATCTATGCCCTTGGTCCACTGAGTCATACTTCCCCCAGGGCCTATAGACTTCACGATGGCTAGCGCCCTCGACTCGATTGTTTTTAGTGAGCTCAGAGACTATTTTCTTGACATCTTGAGAACGGTCCTTAGTCGTCACCAATATCGCGTCCGAGGTCTCCACAACAACGACGTCACTGATACCTAGAACAGTGACCAGACGGT includes these proteins:
- a CDS encoding VanZ family protein produces the protein MITWLKGLVELPFWLRGLAFAAVTVILLYAGLRSQPIPELFVEEDKLHHWIGFLVFACSCRLAFPNVKFLWVASGCLLTGVLIELAQGLMPLRTASPYDMLANCIGVLMGLLVSRYWAR
- a CDS encoding YjbH domain-containing protein, yielding MKLHFAAVLLLPCGLVHGEPRYTQSDFGGVGLLQTPTARMAPAGELSVTASRTDPYSRYSFSLQPFDWLEGSFRYTAITNRKYGAEALSGDQSFKDKAIDFKARLWEESHWAPQVAIGARDIGGTGLFSSEYFVANKRYGNLDFSLGVAWGYLGNRGDFSNPLSVFGSQFNDRPQSSAVVARAGDVNANAYFRGKPSLFGGVAYQTPWEPLSVKIEYEGNDYKNEPLANPIKQDLPINFGVVYKLADSVDLSAGWERGNTAMFGITLHTNFVSRKAPVKTYDPPAEPLSAQAPSTPTDQVNWADVSNRLQQNAGYKVKRITQRGSELMVYGEQSRYFYSAKAVGRASRILDNSVNQDIDWFTLVNQRYDMSIEETSVPRETFRAVVNNDQPLKDLHRTTEVNPATAHRETTLYTQALEPFSYGLGLGYKQNIGGPDGLLYQFTADADAEYRFTRNTWWSGLLSANLLNNYDKFTYDAPSGLPRVRTDLRKYLTTSDVTMPTFQFNHAARLDQDLYGMVYGGYLESMYAGVGSEVLFRPAGKRWSVGADLNFVRQRDFDQGFGLRDYQTITGHVTGYTELPNDVLAAVSVGRYLARDWGTTVDLSRQFKNGVKFGGWVTLTTASKAEYGEGSFDKGIYISIPFDELMSTSTMRRANIVWAPLTRDGGARLNRSYSLQTMTDGRNSDLFYNNFEKITE
- a CDS encoding capsule biosynthesis GfcC family protein: MKRSNLFLLGLLLAGSGVGQAAVTVSGDVRSPGHFDIKPGARLLDVILRAQPNAESYWLGAAWLHHSLLDKQARLKAGVLFDLKLLQRGALLDGKNTRANLSARLYEQVEQLPVTGRQVAVLDPIAVETGFARNSLLDDGDRLIYPGRPSTVEVLGAVAQPCHVPYRALREIRAYAQDCTVIDDAERDYLWLIQPDGQVRRVGVAAWNREDGVVAAPGSRILVPIRSDDLETPTPELNQQLAEFLATQPLAEVAP
- a CDS encoding YjbF family lipoprotein; the protein is MKNLPTCASLTMALLLCGCNPLMQASLDTLEASVTGPASINVTRAQVDAVPYPQILVTTTSSEGVMAMARRRGDLQFWVASGKQVLMMRDGLVVRTVGLGVSLDGTHFNDESPFKRGLQHLPDGYTSTRWIDIYDGNRIGVAVNSRFSPHGIETISILDKDYALLRIDEQVEAPTLNFRATNRYWVDPQDGFILRSEQHLTPRLFLKIVQLRPDRGAAR
- a CDS encoding polysaccharide biosynthesis/export family protein, translating into MIRRLSVVLLASISLHGCMFSPGQHMDTSQMISDGSPESSRVELIPITPKLIAMDAATQVRESVPPALLSYVPGGYRVGANDLLFITVWDHPELTAPSGPQQQLDANGRLVRPDGTLFYPYIGNVPAAGKTIEELRAFIAERLSQFVESPQVDVSVLRFASQTVVISGAVLKAGQQPITTNPLSVVEAIGAAGVDPSNADLSGLTLTRDGREYKLDLDTLNRQDSQLQGIYLKGGDRLYLPYNDQKRIYVMGEVNQPRALSFKSKSINLTDALGTVGGLNQTTSNGNAVYVIRGADHLETEPAKVFQLDAESPSALVLATRFDLQPQDIVYVGPAGVTRWNRLISQLLPTASILGTGARSLNDLSEANSR
- a CDS encoding UDP-glucose/GDP-mannose dehydrogenase family protein, with protein sequence MNVTVFGIGYVGLVQAAVLADAGHDVCCVDVDAIKVENLKNGIIPIYEPGLSALVEKCHEAGRLHFTTDAAQGVHHGEIQFIAVGTPPDDDGSADLKYVLSVATTIALNMTEAKIIVNKSTVPVGTADKVRAKVSEVLKSRDLEVEFHVISNPEFLKEGSAVADCTRPDRIIIGSDSSYAVDRMRELYEPFNRNHEKIITMDIRSAELTKYAANCLLATKISFMNEMANFAERLGADIEAVRKGIGSDPRIGYDFIYPGCGYGGSCFPKDVQALERTASSIGYKATLLSAVEEVNKRQKEHLFEHIQHHFNGHLEGKTFAIWGLAFKPNTDDMREASSRVLIEQLRSVGARIQAFDPEAMAETQRIYGMNEDLLLMGTKEAALQGADALVIVTEWREFKAPDLDFIKEKLSTPVIFDGRNIFDPHRMKANGFDYYGIGRGLSVRPVI